The segment ATTTGAGCAgctgttattttatgttttacgaTGTTTTTGCTAACTTTGTTGGGGAATTTAGCTTTTTCAAACTGTAAATATCTCAACTAATACTTTCAACTCACTGTTGCAAAACTAAATAGCGGCTGCTGAACTCCAGTGATAACACAAGCTGTTTGCATATtcttgtatttttccaaaacaaTACAACGTATCATAAACAAACACTGCCCAAGAGAGTCTAAAAGCAGAGGCAGAAAGTgtattcaaacatttatttgaagaCATTTTAATCCTTCTTGGCAGCGGCCTTCCTCATGGCGGCCAGCACGTTGCTGAGCTCCTCACGCTTTCTCTTGGCGCGGATGTGAGTGCCAATCTGGGGAAGAGacgcaaaacaacaaacatcagCACCTCAATTTATGCCTGGTACACACcaaaaggatttttcaaatcttaaaaagaTCTTTGAGGGACCCCgcatacaaagacaaaaaaaatctggctggcattaaacatttttggtagGGCTGcttatattttgtttgagcgtCGTCATTGTGAGGTACGCGTGCGCAATAGCGACACCGCACGGTCTGATGCAATGTGGTGTAGTGTCATATACAGGGATGTAATAGTAATATTAAATGTCACCAGTAgggggacctgtttggacatgctgcagttcctatttcgctcttcagaattcAACTAGGCAAGCATGCAGCAACTGCTAGTGGCGGAGGgacgttcagggacactgcgtaaaggGGAGGGAATttattcttttgtaatacagtacacccgtcagagctgccaaccaatagaaattcacttgcagaacaatttgtccaaattcgtctgaaattccatattttcaatATGTCAGGAACATAGctgcgggacagttattgcagtgtattatgtaataggataaaaataattctgtatactgttcaattgcagaACATGATGACTATAATAATCGTtcataaattatggcttcaatattttttattttggttttattgcatcaaccttgtaatggcagacagttgcagcctgaatcaaagtaaaTGAGATTTCAACATGCCATCATCAAAATTTGCCTTAGCTATTTCTGTTTTATAAATTAAATCAGATCCCAAACAAAATTTTAACTCTGCACTCTATTTtctaaacaaataacattgctgatagattgaattggaAAGTTTATGCATGGACAATATTCTACATTTCTATTTTGCAAATGTACTTGTATAGATGTCTTCTCttacatgctatttatattatatataaacaactgaaaggatgaacatttccccattgtgggactaataaaggttatcgtatgacaaatatttattaataataataatatacccTGAACCTGACCCCATTCTCAGATGACATCACCAGTTtattcatttccggttcagagCGCATCTTGGGTGGccgtgaattattttacatttatatctccAGACGTATATTAATTGTTGTTCAAACTTGGTTGCTCTCTGCTGTATTGGGGTTCTAGCCAGACAAGATCTGAATTCGCAGCTTCAACAAGTCTTAAAATTAACAGCGGTTAACTTATTTCAACGAGGACGTTCAAATGTAAGAGATTTTTGGACCTAGTTGCTGATCAGTTACGATATCGGTAATTTCCTCTCTTTCATACGAAGCAAGTAAGACGACGTCACCCTTTTCTTGATGAACTTGAGCGCCCTCTTGTCCTTGGACACTTTGAGCAGCTCCATGGCTCGCCTCTCGTACGGCGCGAAGCCGCACACCTCGCGGATCATGTCCCGGACGAACTTGCTGTGCTTGGTCAGACGCTGCAGAGGACAGAAACGAAAAGAGGGCGCGTCAGGACCGGACGGTCGCCGTGCGACACCTTGAATCGGGAGGAACTTACCCCGCGTCGACGACTGTGTTTGGGCGCGCTGACGTTTTTGGTGACTCGGTGGCCTTTATTGAGGCCGACGGCCATCGGGTAGCGGATAGCCATGTCTGCCGAGGAAAAATGCActattgtccaaatcctcagaatttcagcctctcaacagtaaatattttatttcctcCACAAAGCAGACTGATTTAGCTTTTGAGTTTTTTCAAAGTAACATCTGAAAATATCTGCTGCtaattttgaaaacaatgatcaacatttgtgcagatttattgaCAGACGTTACGAACCAAACTAGTAACTGAATCagaatcaatttgtttgtgcgtgcagtgtcaatttgaaatcatcTGTTTTTCAATAATGGGATGAAAATTCAAAAAGATTAGATgcataaatttatttttaaaattctcgatcaattattaaaatatttacttgcagccttacaaatatttactattaTGACTTAGTActgcgttagcataggttagtgatagacaaCGGCGCGTTCTGActtgggtaaaaaaaattgGCCAGTGGAATATTTAACGTGCATCCACAGTCAAGCTTCCCtttaatttggaaaatattagTCAGTCAGAAAAATTACCCCATGTAAACCACTTCCAGCAGCATTTAAAAAGCtgttcacataaaaaaaataattggtctTTTTATATCATAATAATCTAGACTGttaaaactaggctttacacgatcaggatttttggggccgatcagcgagtttaaaaaaacgataaccgatccaatcacaagatggaggaatgtgtctatttaaatgacctgttcatttactgtttaTACTTCTGTAATTAATTGCTTAAACatttctatttacaataaataatgcatctccgttcatctatttatgccagtgaggcatagtgacagacagaacaaatgaatggtcttctattagatggaaggaagtaaatacagtaattcatgtatccactttttgtgacatttttgtttgtgggtgtgccgtgagatttttcaattgtaaaatatgttccttggctccataaaggttggaaatcac is part of the Phyllopteryx taeniolatus isolate TA_2022b chromosome 7, UOR_Ptae_1.2, whole genome shotgun sequence genome and harbors:
- the rpl36 gene encoding large ribosomal subunit protein eL36, with product MAIRYPMAVGLNKGHRVTKNVSAPKHSRRRGRLTKHSKFVRDMIREVCGFAPYERRAMELLKVSKDKRALKFIKKRIGTHIRAKRKREELSNVLAAMRKAAAKKD